The following coding sequences are from one Trichomycterus rosablanca isolate fTriRos1 unplaced genomic scaffold, fTriRos1.hap1 scaffold_356, whole genome shotgun sequence window:
- the LOC134307866 gene encoding histone H2B-like, producing MPEPAKAAPKKGSKKTVPKTAGKGGKKRRKARKESYAIYVYKVMKQVHPDTGISSKAMGIMNSFVNDIFERIAGESSRLAHYNKRSTITSREIQTAVRLLLPGELAKHAVSEGTKAVTKYTSSK from the coding sequence atgccTGAACCAGCGAAGGCCGCGCCCAAGAAGGGCTCCAAGAAAACCGTCCCCAAGACCGCCGGCAAAGGAGGCAAGAAGCGCAGAAAGGCCAGGAAGGAGAGCTACGCTATCTACGTGTACAAGGTCATGAAACAGGTCCACCCTGATACCGGGATCTCCTCCAAGGCTATGGGCATCATGAACTCCTTCGTCAACGACATTTTCGAGCGTATCGCTGGTGAGTCCTCTCGTCTGGCTCACTACAACAAGCGCTCCACCATTACCTCCAGGGAGATCCAGACCGCCGTGCGCCTGCTGCTTCCCGGTGAGCTGGCCAAGCACGCCGTGTCCGAGGGTACCAAGGCCGTCACCAAGTACACCAGCTCCAAGTAA